The stretch of DNA CAGCCCTTTACAGGCGCGTAATCAGCTAACTCGGCTTTAAGGACAACTTCAACGTACCATTCGCTGAAATCAACATTCTTCTTAACGGTAACACCAGTATCAGACATAGCCAATCTCTTCTTTTCCAGTGTTATGCTATGTGCTGCATATAAAACCCTAACGGATAAGCTCAGGTAATGCTATGGAAGAGAAGGATGGCTGCAGGCCGGTTTTGCCTTTAGGAGACCACCGCTAAACATACTTTTTTTCGTTGTCACAGTACCAACGTTGATACTGCTGGATATAGCGGATTGGGCTTCTGCAGGAGGGGCACGTCGGCGTTGAGGTTGGCGGCGGTGGAGGCGGAGGAGGCAGCGGCGTCTCTGCGGTTTGTGTTAGTGGGGCTCCGCATGAGGTACAGAATTTTGAGGTCTGATCGTTTGCTGCTCTGCACTGTGGGCAATTCCCCTGAGAGAAAGCTGCGGAAGCTGATTGCGTAGGGGGAGCTGCTTTTGCTAAAGAGGGCGCGTTTTGCATGTTTGCCTTTGCTTGATTAATAGCTGCGACCCATTCTTGGTTGCTGTTGCCGCCGCCTACGACATAGGCGTGTACGGGTTTGCTGGTTCCAGTGCAGTCAACATGGATGTATGATTCACCCATCTTTTTACCTGCTTCAACGAAAGTTAAGTTTTCAAGGGGAATATAGTAGCTGCCTTCACGGGTTGCGAACTCGTCGAGTTCTGCCTTGGACACTGAGCTCTTTACCGCTTGAGCTGCAAAGACGCCGCCGACTCCCCATGCAAGCGCATGTGAAGCGCTGCCTTTTGAGATGTATACAAGCCGCTTATTGGTTAAAATCAGCGTTCCCAACTCGGCGAATGCACCTGCTTTCAACCCGAAAGATGGAGGAGAACGAGATTCATGATCCTTAACGCCTGATTCCTGTCTTAATATGACTTCGACTTCAGACAACGATGGCACCTATGATTAAGGGGCGTGTTAGCGCTTTAAATCTTTAGTGAATCGCCAATCAATGTGGCTTTGGGGGGCAGATTGCCTGCTTGCCTAGTCAGAGTCCAGTGTACCCTATGTTCTGATTGACACGGAAAATATTCACCAATCATTGGAGAGGTTTATCTGTTGGCTGCTAAGACTTGGCTTTCTGCACGGTTCCGCCTTTATATAAGGGGAGGGAGGTAGTGGTGGAGCAGCAGACGCCCGCAGCTATGTCTCTATAAATAGAGGGGGGGTAGATAGGTGCAAGCAACAGAGACAAGCGTCTAACCGTTACTGTTTTGTTGCCTCTATCTTTATGCTTTCAAGGGGCAAACCATTATACTGCAACTCGCTGATTTCCCTGTCTTCCCCGAGGATGTTAACCTTGAAACCTGCCGCCTTAATCTTAGCCAAGTAATCATCCCTATGCATCGCGCCAGAGACACAGCCGCAGAGCAGCCCCTCATCTTCAAGCTGCTCATCGCTTAGCTGCCCCAGCAAAACAATGTCGGAAACATACATTCTGCCGCCGCTGCGCAGCACACGATGGGCTTCGCTGAAGACTTTGGCTTTGTCGGGTGCAAGGTTAATGACGCAGTTGCTGATTATAACATCGATTGAGCCATCTTCAAGGGGCATGTTTTCTATGTCGCCAAGCCGAAACTCGACGTTTCCGTAGCCATGCTGCTTGGCAAGCCGCCTTGCCTTAACAACCATCGCTTCAGTCATATCTAACCCGATGACCCTGCCTGCTTCCCCGACTTTTCTGGAAGCCAAGAAGCAGTCAAAGCCTGCGCCGCTGCCCAAATCAAGCACCACATCGCCCTCTCGGAGGCTGCCAAAGGCAGTTGGGTTGCCGCAGCCTAAGCCAAGATTCGCCTCGGGAACAGCGTTCATTTCTTCATCGCTGTAGCCGATGCTGCCTGAGATTTTCTTCTTGGTTGCCTCGTCAAGCGCGCCGCAGCCGCATTGGCAACAGGAGTTGCCTGTGTTCACGGCGATTTTTCCGTAGGCATTTTTAACGATTTTCTTCACATCTTTTTCCATATGATTCATCTCTTTTGGTTATCGCTTTGACCATTGGTACCTGACAGCTTTTTGCGCCGTCTTAATGCGATAGATACCAAGGTGAGCATAACAGGAATTTCGATAAGTGGTCCAACCACCGTTGACACGGCAACCATGGGCATTGATGCAAAAGCTGTCAGCGCTATCGCAATGGCTAACTCGAAGTTGCGCCCCGTGCTGTGGAATGCCATGGTTGAGGAGTCCTGGTAATTGTAGCCCATGCGGCGGGTGGTAAAGTATACGACGTTAAAGAGCAGAAAGAAGAACAAAGTGACGGGGATAGCCATCTGCCAGACAATGGAGGGGTTATCGATGATTACA from Candidatus Bathyarchaeota archaeon encodes:
- a CDS encoding zinc ribbon domain-containing protein, translated to MSEVEVILRQESGVKDHESRSPPSFGLKAGAFAELGTLILTNKRLVYISKGSASHALAWGVGGVFAAQAVKSSVSKAELDEFATREGSYYIPLENLTFVEAGKKMGESYIHVDCTGTSKPVHAYVVGGGNSNQEWVAAINQAKANMQNAPSLAKAAPPTQSASAAFSQGNCPQCRAANDQTSKFCTSCGAPLTQTAETPLPPPPPPPPTSTPTCPSCRSPIRYIQQYQRWYCDNEKKYV
- the arsM gene encoding arsenite methyltransferase, producing the protein MNHMEKDVKKIVKNAYGKIAVNTGNSCCQCGCGALDEATKKKISGSIGYSDEEMNAVPEANLGLGCGNPTAFGSLREGDVVLDLGSGAGFDCFLASRKVGEAGRVIGLDMTEAMVVKARRLAKQHGYGNVEFRLGDIENMPLEDGSIDVIISNCVINLAPDKAKVFSEAHRVLRSGGRMYVSDIVLLGQLSDEQLEDEGLLCGCVSGAMHRDDYLAKIKAAGFKVNILGEDREISELQYNGLPLESIKIEATKQ